The DNA sequence TGACGATTAGTCAGAGCGCCGGCCGTAACACGTGAGAGCAGGCAATATGACAcccaaggaaaaaaaaataaataaaaagaaaaaggccaaaaagaagcaaaaacaagaaaaacaaaagcaatgcGAAGAAAAAACCAAGCAAAAACCAAgcgaaagaaagcaaaccGAAGGAAAAACTCTGCCGTCCATGGAGAAAAGCTCGTGACGACGGCTCGGTCATTGGTCGGTGGGCACACCGCGCGGGCAGAATTTTACATTAGGGTTACATTAATTTGCTACGATGATCCACTCCCAAAGCAGTCAGGTGGAGCAAAATATTGGCAATTATTGGCAAATAGGCTTGTCCctcggccaagaaggcttAGCTGGAAACGCAGGTCTTCCGACTCCCGAGGCAGTAAGACGACAAAGAGGGAAGGTGTCGAAATTTCGTAAGGCTCAGCCAAGTTAGCCAACACCCCCGGAGCCCGTATAGGATTCATGGGGTCTGGGGTTCGCCTATATAACAACTAGAAATTATAGCATGTGATGATGTAGGTGGCTGATGTTGCCCCCATCTTTGACAATCAACTCCGAAGCGGAGAAAAGTGATTTCCCCCAGACGTTTGGCACATTCCACACCGTTTCGCTCCAATATACGGCATCCCTTCGGTGTGGCAACCCGGCTGACGGCCTTCCCGTGTAGGTTCGGAGGGAAAAGCGAGTAGGGGAACGTAAAAGTAAGGGAAAGACACAAAGGATACTGGAGACAAGAATACTCGTATCGGCCGCACTCCGTAAGCATCGGTGGCCTTTTCATTGCAGGAGCCAAGGATTTCAGGCGGAAAAGGCGCACTCCTActggagagagaaagaggaaaattCATACCCTGACCCACGAAACCCCCCGAATTTGCCCGTGGAAAGGATGGTCGGGTATGATTCCTTTTGGAGCAACAGTATAGATGATCCTCCGCCGCTTACGGCACTGATCCACCCGTGTCCATAGGGTTTGAACCAACCGGACTCTGACTCTGGCGGCATGAGGCAGACGGGCTCATAAGAGGAACCAGTAGGCTTCACTGCGACCGGTCCGATCCGACTCCCCATGTGGAAACGTGAAAGCACATGTGGTGGAGTCAGATTCGgccaactttctcttttgctGGCGCCATTTCCGGGTGCGGGCGAAAATTTCACCATGGGGAACCCCATCTTTCGAGCCCTCCGCATTGTTCTGATTCGGCAATCCTACTTGACCTCTCCGCATGGCCCCTGAGCCTGGAGGGTAACGCTAAGCCTTTGGCGAAGCCTTATTGGGTCCTTGGCTCTCTGGGCGGCTCGCGAAACATGCCCGTACTGCCAACCCTTCAGCGTCATCTGCAgacttttttctcttggctAATTCAAACGTCGGATGCCTAAGAAGTAGATAAATCCCGGCGATCCCAAATTTGGGCCCCAGATGTACTTCTCAGGAATGACTTTGTCCTCGTCCTGGTGCTTGTCTTgatttcctcctcccccctccctcgAGCCTGTTATCCACAGATTATAGGATAGGTACAGTCGAGACACACAGTTAAACATGTGGACAACCACCTGTGGCTTTCGGGGCCGAAAGCTCCGTCtagccatcaccatcaccgccGTCCTCGGTTTCTCGCTCTTCGGTTACGATCAGGGTCTGATGTCCGGTATTATCGCCGGTACTGAGTTTACGAAAGAGTTCAAACCGCTATACATCCCCGGCGACGCCACAGAGGCGTACAAGTCGCATGTCTCGGTTCTCCAAGGTGCGGTCACAGCTTGCTATGAATtgggctgtttcttcggTGCCATTTTCACCATGATGTTCGGTGAGCGGATTGGTCGTACACCTTTGCTAGTGGCTGGTGGTATTATTATGGCTGTCGGTGCCTTGATCTCCACCGTTTCTTTCGGTCCTCACTGGGGTCTGGGCCAATTCGTTATTGGTCGTGTGATTTCAGGTCTTGGAAACGGTATGGATACTGCTACGATTCCAGTTTGGCAGTCGGAATGTTCTAAGGCCCATAACCGTGGTTTCCTTGTCTGTTTCGAAGGTGCCATTATCGCCGTTGGCACGTTTGTCGCCTACTGGATTGATTTCGGTCTCTCATATGTGGATTCCTCGGTTCAGTGGCGGTTCCCCGTGGCCTTCCAGATTCTCTTTGCCGTCTTCGTGACTGCCGGCGCTCTTATGCTGCCCGAGTCTCCTCGATGGTTTGTTATGCGGGGATATGATAAGGAAGCTTGCGAGGTGCTTGGTGCTCTTAGCGATCTTCCTGCCGATTCGGAGGAGGTGCTCGCCGATTTCAACCTGATGAAGGCTGACCTTGCTGCTACCGAGGATAGCAAGGCCAGTTGGAAAACACTCTTTACCTTTGGCAAGACCCAAGAGTTCCAGCGTATGATGATTGGTTGCTCTGGCCAGTTCTTCCAACAATTCACCGGATGCAACGCCGCTATCTACTACTCTACCCTGTTGTTCGAGAACAACCTGCACTTGGAGAAACGTCTCTCGTTGATTATGGGTGGTGTCTTTGCTACCGTCTACGCCCTTGCTACtattccttctttctttatgATTGAGAAGGTCGGTCGTCGCAAGCTGTTCTTGATTGGTTTTGCGGGTCAGGGTCTCAGTTTCATTATTACTATGGGCTGCCTGATTAAGGACACTTCGGAGAACGCTAAGGGTGCTGCCGTcggtatcttcctctttattgtctttttcgccttcaCGACTCTCCCCTTGCCCTGGATCTACCCTCCCGAGATCAACCCGCTCCGTACCCGTACTATGGctgcctctgcctccacTTGCACCAACTGGATCTGCAACTTTGCCGTCGTCATGTTCACTCCTGTCTTCTCCTCTGCCAGTCCCTGGGGTATTTACCTCTTCTTTGCCCTGGTCAACTTCACCGCTATTCCTTTCGCCTGGTTTTTCTACTGTGAGACTGCTGGCCGTgcgctggaggagattgacatTATCTTTGCGAAGGCCCACGTGGAAGGCAAATGGGCTTACCAGATCGCCAACACCCTGCCCAAGCTCACCCCCGAACAGATGTCTCAGATGGCGACCGAGCTGGGCTTGGATGTGTCGAC is a window from the Aspergillus oryzae RIB40 DNA, chromosome 6 genome containing:
- a CDS encoding uncharacterized protein (predicted transporter (major facilitator superfamily)) translates to MWTTTCGFRGRKLRLAITITAVLGFSLFGYDQGLMSGIIAGTEFTKEFKPLYIPGDATEAYKSHVSVLQGAVTACYELGCFFGAIFTMMFGERIGRTPLLVAGGIIMAVGALISTVSFGPHWGLGQFVIGRVISGLGNGMDTATIPVWQSECSKAHNRGFLVCFEGAIIAVGTFVAYWIDFGLSYVDSSVQWRFPVAFQILFAVFVTAGALMLPESPRWFVMRGYDKEACEVLGALSDLPADSEEVLADFNLMKADLAATEDSKASWKTLFTFGKTQEFQRMMIGCSGQFFQQFTGCNAAIYYSTLLFENNLHLEKRLSLIMGGVFATVYALATIPSFFMIEKVGRRKLFLIGFAGQGLSFIITMGCLIKDTSENAKGAAVGIFLFIVFFAFTTLPLPWIYPPEINPLRTRTMAASASTCTNWICNFAVVMFTPVFSSASPWGIYLFFALVNFTAIPFAWFFYCETAGRALEEIDIIFAKAHVEGKWAYQIANTLPKLTPEQMSQMATELGLDVSTQPVAYGAEKAELALSSGESQEKQTAN